The Antennarius striatus isolate MH-2024 chromosome 20, ASM4005453v1, whole genome shotgun sequence genome includes a region encoding these proteins:
- the phldb2b gene encoding pleckstrin homology-like domain family B member 2 isoform X1: protein MMTEVSSPAFMMDSEMMFQPESDQISPIDSKSPPLDLIDTGKGLKVQTATPHLVSLGSGRLSVAITLLPLKEGVTRIGREDAPIPQDITIQGPGIEAEHCLIINEGGVVTLDPCGHLCSLDGVQVTVPTPLTQGYSLCLGKSYFFRFNHPEEASRMKSMLPQKSPVSALAYNTDYLKFSSDYSHAVVGGTSSARGMRSASELRDLMDTLQRKKIALENSLRANGNTNPSYFSVTQSPPTTPITSPATSSSVYQEQARRFYGSDRPPLSMKSTPPLSPGRRSDPSSSLASRTSISRNQDNFGVNDSRRLHNSGSSSLLSTWNGGGSSVSVDGSNNFLLSLPPSSSSSHAPSPGGAVSMPSSPRLGRRSYGNQEPSPSSRTRKYSAGSLSCMTGGGQSRSLPRLCPSPSPRDNNNGNMTLSTLPPRRSDFGGGYKFSKDYCNNSQNANPDLKHNSSYSSVLSSNRNQIQTQGEGVVSICLSTPKNLPSTGPSISATTAPPDVTIPSRAGGSSSPRVAKKLSLTSTSSVGSIMSTSSSPPEEDQLANCGGSPEFDLYLGERDRRGVGLDLSGAPGLGTGERRQSFGKAGVAPPGGFRERRGSISSLSGKEELTDYHHRQKEERLREQEVERLERQRLETILSLCSELGRADRDGGGVAESSTSAVADLQKINQELQKLQVNDDDDDDVPSVFSDSLPVNGTMGNGRIGSPGSENCYYDDDLQVRRRRSGGHRENRAESPAISLRSFAPSPSPRTQRTNEALDDVALRRGQEARPSEEEVRRVEEERIQVLNNMEELEQKIKELDNQVDESAREVEVEQALVEAEMESEMNALQQEKDALEKLHNKMADLETKSQQEKEKACELLQAERDRVERLAQSVCEQRSQLDSCPEATKEPLQEQLARDCEMLETETKRFEDLEFQHLEQESRQDEEKEIHTQQLLRDIADYQRSSVTRKERLLILKKQAAQITQQAQREKESFLKERSNLETMLQREKENLATLERRYSDLTGGRGFTLREGYVTVSEINELYSQLGGDPKPAPHPTSAKASPESEVNPSPDGDSPKPPEDEHFRMLEERRRSERDDGSHLSDTLPRKKTTSTGMPQFTCSTLGRNFPPKSHQPLVQSTSCGSILPRILSLSNKEAESRRLHKGQNGSRAASQTNVYLDTFGYRDNQPFDTMSVDSTDSIETSISACSPDNVSSASTSNMAKLEEMERLLREAQVEKRNLLEHKEREMDLRKQALEEERKRREELEKRLQEETSRRQKLIDREVKLREKQRAQSRPLTRYLPVRKDDFDLRSHIESAGHSADTCFHLSISEKTCRGYLVKMGGKIKTWKKRWFVFDRNRRTLSYYADKHEAKLKGVIYFQAIEEVYYDHLKNAHKSPNPSLTFSVKTHDRVYYMVAPSPEAMRIWMDVIVTGAEGYTQFMV from the exons GACTCTGAAATGATGTTCCAACCAGAGTCAGACCAAATCTCTCCAATTGACTCTAAg TCTCCACCTTTGGACCTGATTGACACAGGAAAGGGGTTGAAGGTCCAAACAGCCACGCCTCATCTTGTGAGCCTGGGCAGTGGGAGGCTGAGTGTAGCAATCACTCTGCTGCCATTGAAAGAAg GAGTGACCCGTATAGGGAGAGAAGATGCTCCAATTCCTCAAGATATCACCATTCAGGGGCCTGGCATTGAGGCTGAGCACTGTCTGATTATCAATGAAG GAGGTGTCGTGACTCTGGACCCCTGTGGTCACCTCTGCAGTCTGGACGGCGTACAAGTCACTGTACCCACACCACTTACGCAAG GTTATTCTTTGTGTCTGGGTAAATCCTATTTTTTCCGCTTTAACCATCCAGAGGAGGCCAGCAGAATGAAGAGCATGCTTCCACAGAAGAGCCCTGTGTCCGCTTTAGCCTACaacacag ACTACTTGAAGTTTAGCAGTGACTACAGCCATGCGGTGGTGGGTGGTACCAGCAGTGCTCGAGGCATGCGATCGGCGTCTGAGCTCCGAGATTTGATGGACACGCTGCAGCGCAAAAAGATTGCACTAGAGAACAGCCTGAGAGCCAATGGGAACACTAACCCCTCCTACTTCAGCGTGACACAG TCTCCGCCAACCACACCTATCACAAGTCCTGCCACATCCTCCTCTGTCTATCAAGAACAAGCAAGGCGTTTCTACGGCTCAGACCGTCCTCCCTTATCAATGAAGTCCACTCCCCCTCTTTCCCCAGGACGGCGATCCgacccttcctcctccttggCTTCCCGCACGTCGATCAGCCGCAATCAGGACAACTTCGGTGTTAACGACAGCCGAAGGCTGCACAACTCGGGCTCCTCTTCTTTACTTTCCACATGGAATGGTGGAGGATCGTCGGTTTCTGTCGATGGTAGCAAtaacttcctcctctctcttcctccatcctcatcctcatcccatGCTCCATCACCAGGAGGTGCAGTCAGCATGCCCTCGAGTCCCCGTCTTGGTCGTCGGAGCTATGGCAACCAAGAGCCATCACCCAGCAGTCGGACCAGGAAGTACTCAGCTGGCTCTCTGAGTTGCATGACTGGAGGTGGGCAAAGCCGCTCGCTGCCACGCCTCTGCCCTTCCCCATCTCCCCGCGATAACAACAATGGAAACATGACTTTGTCAACATTACCACCACGGCGATCTGATTTTGGTGGGGGTTACAAGTTCAGCAAAGACTATTGCAACAACAGCCAGAATGCCAACCCTGACCTCAAACACAACTCCAGTTACTCCAGCGTGCTGTCATCCAACAGGAATCAAATCCAGACTCAAGGAGAAGGTGTTGTGTCTATCTGCCTGTCCACACCTAAGAACTTACCCTCCACAGGCCCCTCCATCTCTGCCACTACCGCCCCACCCGATGTGACCATCCCATCCAGAGCAGGGGGCTCATCTTCTCCACGTGTAGCTAAAAAACTCAGTCTGACCTCCACTAGCTCTGTGGGGTCCATCATGTCCACAAGCTCCAGCCCTCCAGAAGAGGATCAGCTGGCCAACTGTGGAGGCTCCCCAGAATTTGACCTCTACTTGGGGGAGAGGGACAGGCGAGGGGTAGGCCTAGATCTCAGTGGTGCCCCAGGACTGGGAACTGGGGAGAGGAGGCAGTCATTCGGAAAGGCAGGTGTGGCCCCGCCTGGTGGTTTCAGGGAAAGAAGAGGCAGTATCAGCTCACTGAGTGGAAAAGAGGAACTAACTGATTATCACCATCGGCAAAAGGAGGAGAGACTCCGTGAGCAGGAGGTGGAGAGGCtg GAGCGCCAGCGGCTTGAGACCATCTTGTCTCTGTGTTCCGAACTGGGTCGAGCTGATAGAGACGGAGGAGGCGTAGCAGAAAGTTCCACTTCAGCTGTGGCAGATCTCCAGAAAATCAACCAGGAGCTTCAAAAACTTCAAGTGAacgacgacgacgatgacgaTGTGCCGTCTGTCTTTTCGGATTCCTTGCCGGTCAATGGAACGATGGGGAATGGGCGCATAGGCTCCCCTGGATCAGAGAATTGCTACTATGATGATGACCTGCAGGTACGACGAAGGCGAAGCGGTGGTCACCGAGAAAACAGGGCAGAATCGCCTGCAATCAGCCTGCGAAGCTTCGCCCCATCACCATCTCCACGGACACAGAGGACCAATGAG GCGCTAGATGATGTGGCCCTTCGCCGCGGACAGGAAGCGAGGCCCTCTGAAGAGGAAGTCAGGCGCGTGGAAGAGGAGAGGATCCAGGTGTTGAACAACATGGAAGAACTGGAGCAAAAGATAAAGGAGCTTGACAACCAAGTGGATGAATCTGCTCGAGAG GTGGAAGTCGAGCAAGCCCTGGTGGAGGCGGAGATGGAGTCGGAGATGAATGCTCTTCAGCAAGAAAAAGATGCTCTggaaaaactacacaacaagaTGGCTGACCTGGAGACTAAGtcccagcaggaaaaagaaaag GCGTGTGAGCTGCTGCAGGCAGAAAGGGACAGAGTAGAGAGGTTggctcagagtgtgtgtgagcagcgcTCCCAGCTGGACAGCTGCCCTGAGGCCACCAAGGAGCCCCTGCAGGAGCAGCTGGCCAGG GACTGTGAGATGCTCGAGACGGAGACGAAGCGTTTTGAAGACTTGGAGTTCCAGCACCTAGAGCAAGAGAGCAGACAGGACGAGGAGAAGGAGATCCACACCCAACAGCTTCTACGAGATATCGCTGACTACCAGCGGAGTTCTGTCACTCGCAAG GAGCGTCTGTTAATCCTGAAGAAGCAGGCCGCACAGATTACCCAGCAGGCTCAGCGAGAGAAGGAGAGCTTCTTGAAGGAGAGGAGCAATCTCGAAACAATGCTGCAGAGG GAGAAAGAAAACCTTGCCACGCTGGAGAGAAGATACTCTGACCTCACCGGCGGCAGAGGTTTCACTCTCAGGGAG GGCTATGTCACAGTCAGTGAAATCAATGAGCTTTACTCTCAGCTTGGGGGGGACCCTAAGCCCGCCCCTCATCCCACCTCAGCAAAAGCCTCTCCTGAGTCTGAGGTAAACCCCTCCCCTGATGGCGACAGCCCCAAACCACCAGAGGATGAG catTTCCGTATGCTGGAAGAGAGAAGGCGGTCTGAGCGAGACGACGGCTCCCATCTGAGTGACACTTTGCCCAGAAAGAAGACCACATCCACTGGGATGCCTCAGTTCACGTGTTCAACTCTGGGACGCAATTTCCCCCCAAAG TCCCATCAGCCTCTGGTTCAGAGCACAAGTTGCGGCAGCATCCTTCCAAGAATTCTCTCCTTATCCAACAAGGAAGCTGAATCTCGACGTCTGCATAAAG GTCAGAATGGCTCCAGAGCAGCTTCCCAGACCAACGTCTACCTTGATACCTTTGGGTACCGTGACAACCAGCCCTTTGACACTATGAGTGTGGATAGCACAGACTCCATTGAAACCAGCATTTCTGCTTGCTCACCTGACAATGTTTCCAG TGCTAGCACTTCCAATATGGCCAAGCTAGAGGAGATGGAACGTCTACTGAGAGAAGCTCAAGTGGAGAAGAGGAACCTCCTGGAACACAAG GAGCGAGAGATGGACTTGCGAAAGCAGGCGTTGGAAGAGGAGCGGAAAAGAAGGGAGGAACTGGAGAAGCGTCTGCAGGAGGAGACGAGCAGACGCCAGAAACTCATCGATCGTGAAGTGAAATTGCGGGAAAAACAGAGAGCACAG TCTCGACCACTGACTCGATACCTGCCAGTGCGAAAGGATGACTTTGATCTGCGCTCTCACATCGAGTCGGCCGGCCACAGCGCAGACACTTGCTTCCATTTGTCCATCTCTGAAAAGACCTGCCGTGGCTACTTGGTAAAAATGGGAGGAAAAATCAAAACCTGGAAGAAACGCTGGTTCGTCTTTGACCGCAACCGACGCACACTCTCCTATTATGCAG ATAAGCATGAAGCCAAGCTGAAGGGAGTCATTTACTTCCAAGCTATTGAAGAAGTGTATTATGATCACCTGAAGAATGCTCATAAA AGCCCAAACCCTTCCCTGACCTTCAGTGTGAAGACTCACGACAGAGTGTACTACATGGTTGCTCCCTCTCCGGAGGCCATGAGGATCTGGATGGATGTGATCGTCACTGGTGCAGAGGGATACACACAGTTCATGGTGTAG
- the phldb2b gene encoding pleckstrin homology-like domain family B member 2 isoform X2 yields MMFQPESDQISPIDSKSPPLDLIDTGKGLKVQTATPHLVSLGSGRLSVAITLLPLKEGVTRIGREDAPIPQDITIQGPGIEAEHCLIINEGGVVTLDPCGHLCSLDGVQVTVPTPLTQGYSLCLGKSYFFRFNHPEEASRMKSMLPQKSPVSALAYNTDYLKFSSDYSHAVVGGTSSARGMRSASELRDLMDTLQRKKIALENSLRANGNTNPSYFSVTQSPPTTPITSPATSSSVYQEQARRFYGSDRPPLSMKSTPPLSPGRRSDPSSSLASRTSISRNQDNFGVNDSRRLHNSGSSSLLSTWNGGGSSVSVDGSNNFLLSLPPSSSSSHAPSPGGAVSMPSSPRLGRRSYGNQEPSPSSRTRKYSAGSLSCMTGGGQSRSLPRLCPSPSPRDNNNGNMTLSTLPPRRSDFGGGYKFSKDYCNNSQNANPDLKHNSSYSSVLSSNRNQIQTQGEGVVSICLSTPKNLPSTGPSISATTAPPDVTIPSRAGGSSSPRVAKKLSLTSTSSVGSIMSTSSSPPEEDQLANCGGSPEFDLYLGERDRRGVGLDLSGAPGLGTGERRQSFGKAGVAPPGGFRERRGSISSLSGKEELTDYHHRQKEERLREQEVERLERQRLETILSLCSELGRADRDGGGVAESSTSAVADLQKINQELQKLQVNDDDDDDVPSVFSDSLPVNGTMGNGRIGSPGSENCYYDDDLQVRRRRSGGHRENRAESPAISLRSFAPSPSPRTQRTNEALDDVALRRGQEARPSEEEVRRVEEERIQVLNNMEELEQKIKELDNQVDESAREVEVEQALVEAEMESEMNALQQEKDALEKLHNKMADLETKSQQEKEKACELLQAERDRVERLAQSVCEQRSQLDSCPEATKEPLQEQLARDCEMLETETKRFEDLEFQHLEQESRQDEEKEIHTQQLLRDIADYQRSSVTRKERLLILKKQAAQITQQAQREKESFLKERSNLETMLQREKENLATLERRYSDLTGGRGFTLREGYVTVSEINELYSQLGGDPKPAPHPTSAKASPESEVNPSPDGDSPKPPEDEHFRMLEERRRSERDDGSHLSDTLPRKKTTSTGMPQFTCSTLGRNFPPKSHQPLVQSTSCGSILPRILSLSNKEAESRRLHKGQNGSRAASQTNVYLDTFGYRDNQPFDTMSVDSTDSIETSISACSPDNVSSASTSNMAKLEEMERLLREAQVEKRNLLEHKEREMDLRKQALEEERKRREELEKRLQEETSRRQKLIDREVKLREKQRAQSRPLTRYLPVRKDDFDLRSHIESAGHSADTCFHLSISEKTCRGYLVKMGGKIKTWKKRWFVFDRNRRTLSYYADKHEAKLKGVIYFQAIEEVYYDHLKNAHKSPNPSLTFSVKTHDRVYYMVAPSPEAMRIWMDVIVTGAEGYTQFMV; encoded by the exons ATGATGTTCCAACCAGAGTCAGACCAAATCTCTCCAATTGACTCTAAg TCTCCACCTTTGGACCTGATTGACACAGGAAAGGGGTTGAAGGTCCAAACAGCCACGCCTCATCTTGTGAGCCTGGGCAGTGGGAGGCTGAGTGTAGCAATCACTCTGCTGCCATTGAAAGAAg GAGTGACCCGTATAGGGAGAGAAGATGCTCCAATTCCTCAAGATATCACCATTCAGGGGCCTGGCATTGAGGCTGAGCACTGTCTGATTATCAATGAAG GAGGTGTCGTGACTCTGGACCCCTGTGGTCACCTCTGCAGTCTGGACGGCGTACAAGTCACTGTACCCACACCACTTACGCAAG GTTATTCTTTGTGTCTGGGTAAATCCTATTTTTTCCGCTTTAACCATCCAGAGGAGGCCAGCAGAATGAAGAGCATGCTTCCACAGAAGAGCCCTGTGTCCGCTTTAGCCTACaacacag ACTACTTGAAGTTTAGCAGTGACTACAGCCATGCGGTGGTGGGTGGTACCAGCAGTGCTCGAGGCATGCGATCGGCGTCTGAGCTCCGAGATTTGATGGACACGCTGCAGCGCAAAAAGATTGCACTAGAGAACAGCCTGAGAGCCAATGGGAACACTAACCCCTCCTACTTCAGCGTGACACAG TCTCCGCCAACCACACCTATCACAAGTCCTGCCACATCCTCCTCTGTCTATCAAGAACAAGCAAGGCGTTTCTACGGCTCAGACCGTCCTCCCTTATCAATGAAGTCCACTCCCCCTCTTTCCCCAGGACGGCGATCCgacccttcctcctccttggCTTCCCGCACGTCGATCAGCCGCAATCAGGACAACTTCGGTGTTAACGACAGCCGAAGGCTGCACAACTCGGGCTCCTCTTCTTTACTTTCCACATGGAATGGTGGAGGATCGTCGGTTTCTGTCGATGGTAGCAAtaacttcctcctctctcttcctccatcctcatcctcatcccatGCTCCATCACCAGGAGGTGCAGTCAGCATGCCCTCGAGTCCCCGTCTTGGTCGTCGGAGCTATGGCAACCAAGAGCCATCACCCAGCAGTCGGACCAGGAAGTACTCAGCTGGCTCTCTGAGTTGCATGACTGGAGGTGGGCAAAGCCGCTCGCTGCCACGCCTCTGCCCTTCCCCATCTCCCCGCGATAACAACAATGGAAACATGACTTTGTCAACATTACCACCACGGCGATCTGATTTTGGTGGGGGTTACAAGTTCAGCAAAGACTATTGCAACAACAGCCAGAATGCCAACCCTGACCTCAAACACAACTCCAGTTACTCCAGCGTGCTGTCATCCAACAGGAATCAAATCCAGACTCAAGGAGAAGGTGTTGTGTCTATCTGCCTGTCCACACCTAAGAACTTACCCTCCACAGGCCCCTCCATCTCTGCCACTACCGCCCCACCCGATGTGACCATCCCATCCAGAGCAGGGGGCTCATCTTCTCCACGTGTAGCTAAAAAACTCAGTCTGACCTCCACTAGCTCTGTGGGGTCCATCATGTCCACAAGCTCCAGCCCTCCAGAAGAGGATCAGCTGGCCAACTGTGGAGGCTCCCCAGAATTTGACCTCTACTTGGGGGAGAGGGACAGGCGAGGGGTAGGCCTAGATCTCAGTGGTGCCCCAGGACTGGGAACTGGGGAGAGGAGGCAGTCATTCGGAAAGGCAGGTGTGGCCCCGCCTGGTGGTTTCAGGGAAAGAAGAGGCAGTATCAGCTCACTGAGTGGAAAAGAGGAACTAACTGATTATCACCATCGGCAAAAGGAGGAGAGACTCCGTGAGCAGGAGGTGGAGAGGCtg GAGCGCCAGCGGCTTGAGACCATCTTGTCTCTGTGTTCCGAACTGGGTCGAGCTGATAGAGACGGAGGAGGCGTAGCAGAAAGTTCCACTTCAGCTGTGGCAGATCTCCAGAAAATCAACCAGGAGCTTCAAAAACTTCAAGTGAacgacgacgacgatgacgaTGTGCCGTCTGTCTTTTCGGATTCCTTGCCGGTCAATGGAACGATGGGGAATGGGCGCATAGGCTCCCCTGGATCAGAGAATTGCTACTATGATGATGACCTGCAGGTACGACGAAGGCGAAGCGGTGGTCACCGAGAAAACAGGGCAGAATCGCCTGCAATCAGCCTGCGAAGCTTCGCCCCATCACCATCTCCACGGACACAGAGGACCAATGAG GCGCTAGATGATGTGGCCCTTCGCCGCGGACAGGAAGCGAGGCCCTCTGAAGAGGAAGTCAGGCGCGTGGAAGAGGAGAGGATCCAGGTGTTGAACAACATGGAAGAACTGGAGCAAAAGATAAAGGAGCTTGACAACCAAGTGGATGAATCTGCTCGAGAG GTGGAAGTCGAGCAAGCCCTGGTGGAGGCGGAGATGGAGTCGGAGATGAATGCTCTTCAGCAAGAAAAAGATGCTCTggaaaaactacacaacaagaTGGCTGACCTGGAGACTAAGtcccagcaggaaaaagaaaag GCGTGTGAGCTGCTGCAGGCAGAAAGGGACAGAGTAGAGAGGTTggctcagagtgtgtgtgagcagcgcTCCCAGCTGGACAGCTGCCCTGAGGCCACCAAGGAGCCCCTGCAGGAGCAGCTGGCCAGG GACTGTGAGATGCTCGAGACGGAGACGAAGCGTTTTGAAGACTTGGAGTTCCAGCACCTAGAGCAAGAGAGCAGACAGGACGAGGAGAAGGAGATCCACACCCAACAGCTTCTACGAGATATCGCTGACTACCAGCGGAGTTCTGTCACTCGCAAG GAGCGTCTGTTAATCCTGAAGAAGCAGGCCGCACAGATTACCCAGCAGGCTCAGCGAGAGAAGGAGAGCTTCTTGAAGGAGAGGAGCAATCTCGAAACAATGCTGCAGAGG GAGAAAGAAAACCTTGCCACGCTGGAGAGAAGATACTCTGACCTCACCGGCGGCAGAGGTTTCACTCTCAGGGAG GGCTATGTCACAGTCAGTGAAATCAATGAGCTTTACTCTCAGCTTGGGGGGGACCCTAAGCCCGCCCCTCATCCCACCTCAGCAAAAGCCTCTCCTGAGTCTGAGGTAAACCCCTCCCCTGATGGCGACAGCCCCAAACCACCAGAGGATGAG catTTCCGTATGCTGGAAGAGAGAAGGCGGTCTGAGCGAGACGACGGCTCCCATCTGAGTGACACTTTGCCCAGAAAGAAGACCACATCCACTGGGATGCCTCAGTTCACGTGTTCAACTCTGGGACGCAATTTCCCCCCAAAG TCCCATCAGCCTCTGGTTCAGAGCACAAGTTGCGGCAGCATCCTTCCAAGAATTCTCTCCTTATCCAACAAGGAAGCTGAATCTCGACGTCTGCATAAAG GTCAGAATGGCTCCAGAGCAGCTTCCCAGACCAACGTCTACCTTGATACCTTTGGGTACCGTGACAACCAGCCCTTTGACACTATGAGTGTGGATAGCACAGACTCCATTGAAACCAGCATTTCTGCTTGCTCACCTGACAATGTTTCCAG TGCTAGCACTTCCAATATGGCCAAGCTAGAGGAGATGGAACGTCTACTGAGAGAAGCTCAAGTGGAGAAGAGGAACCTCCTGGAACACAAG GAGCGAGAGATGGACTTGCGAAAGCAGGCGTTGGAAGAGGAGCGGAAAAGAAGGGAGGAACTGGAGAAGCGTCTGCAGGAGGAGACGAGCAGACGCCAGAAACTCATCGATCGTGAAGTGAAATTGCGGGAAAAACAGAGAGCACAG TCTCGACCACTGACTCGATACCTGCCAGTGCGAAAGGATGACTTTGATCTGCGCTCTCACATCGAGTCGGCCGGCCACAGCGCAGACACTTGCTTCCATTTGTCCATCTCTGAAAAGACCTGCCGTGGCTACTTGGTAAAAATGGGAGGAAAAATCAAAACCTGGAAGAAACGCTGGTTCGTCTTTGACCGCAACCGACGCACACTCTCCTATTATGCAG ATAAGCATGAAGCCAAGCTGAAGGGAGTCATTTACTTCCAAGCTATTGAAGAAGTGTATTATGATCACCTGAAGAATGCTCATAAA AGCCCAAACCCTTCCCTGACCTTCAGTGTGAAGACTCACGACAGAGTGTACTACATGGTTGCTCCCTCTCCGGAGGCCATGAGGATCTGGATGGATGTGATCGTCACTGGTGCAGAGGGATACACACAGTTCATGGTGTAG